A single genomic interval of Vulpes vulpes isolate BD-2025 chromosome 3, VulVul3, whole genome shotgun sequence harbors:
- the CNN3 gene encoding calponin-3, with protein sequence MTHFNKGPSYGLSAEVKNKIASKYDHQAEEDLRNWIEEVTGMSIGTNFQLGLKDGIILCELINKLQPGSVKKVNESSLNWPQLENIGNFIKAIQAYGMKPHDIFEANDLFENGNMTQVQTTLVALAGLAKTKGFHTTIDIGVKYAEKQTRRFDEGKLKAGQSVIGLQMGTNKCASQAGMTAYGTRRHLYDPKMQTDKPFDQTTISLQMGTNKGASQAGMLAPGTRRDIYDQKLTLQPVDNSTISLQMGTNKVASQKGMSVYGLGRQVYDPKYCAAPTEPVIHNGSQGTGTNGSEISDSDYQAEYPEEYPGEYPDDYPRDYQYGDQGIDY encoded by the exons ATTGCTTCCAAGTATGATCATCAAGCAGAAGAAGATCTTCGAAACTGGATAGAAGAAGTGACGGGCATGAGCATTGGCACCAACTTTCAGCTGGGCTTAAAAGATGGCATCATCCTCTGCGA GCTCATAAACAAGCTACAGCCGGGCTCAGTGAAGAAGGTTAATGAGTCCTCGTTAAACTGGCCTCAG CTGGAGAATATTGGCAACTTTATTAAAGCTATTCAGGCTTATGGCATGAAGCCACATGACATATTTGAAGCCAATGATCTTTTTGAGAATGGAAACATGACCCAGGTTCAGACTACACTGGTGGCTCTGGCAGGCCTG GCTAAAACAAAAGGATTCCACACAACCATTGACATTGGAGTTAAGTAtgctgaaaaacaaacaagacgTTTtgatgaaggaaaattaaaagctGGCCAAAGTGTAATTGGTTTGCAG atGGGAACCAACAAATGTGCCAGCCAGGCGGGTATGACAGCCTATGGGACCAGGAGGCATCTTTATGATCCCAAAATGCAAACTGACAAGCCTTTTGACCAGACCACAATTAGTCTGCAGATGGGCACCAACAAAGGAGCCAGCCAG GCGGGGATGTTAGCACCAGGTACCAGAAGAGACATCTACGATCAGAAGCTCACACTGCAACCAGTGGACAACTCGACAATTTCTCTACAGATGGGAACCAACAAAGTGGCCTCCCAGAAAGGAATGAGCGTGTACGGGCTGGGGCGGCAAGTATACGACCCCAAGTACTGCGCCGCTCCCACAGAACCCGTCATTCACAACGGAAGCCAAGGAACAGGAACGAACGGGTCTGAGATCAGTGATAGCGATTATCAGGCGGAGTACCCAGAGGAGTACCCCGGCGAGTACCCAGACGACTACCCCCGGGATTACCAATACGGCGACCAAGGCATCGATTACTAG